A part of Candidatus Electrothrix aestuarii genomic DNA contains:
- a CDS encoding ABC transporter permease — protein MSVAGVSMPNYWLGLVLILLFAVRLHWLPSFGSGTWQHIILPAITLGTALTAYTTRILRSAIIETMQAEHIMALQARGVNSRLVLTRHLFRNAMIPLVTVIGIEFGMILEGAVITETVFAWPGLGELMVSAVSNQDYPLIQGLVLFCVLVFVSINLLTDLTYRLLDPRIRL, from the coding sequence CTGAGTGTGGCCGGGGTTTCCATGCCCAATTACTGGCTCGGCCTGGTCCTGATCCTCCTCTTTGCCGTGCGCCTGCACTGGCTGCCCAGCTTCGGCAGCGGCACCTGGCAGCACATCATCCTGCCCGCTATCACGCTGGGCACGGCCCTGACCGCCTACACCACCCGGATTCTCCGCTCCGCCATTATCGAGACCATGCAGGCCGAACATATCATGGCGCTGCAAGCCAGAGGGGTGAACAGCCGCCTGGTCCTGACCAGGCATCTGTTCAGGAACGCCATGATCCCGCTGGTCACGGTCATCGGCATTGAGTTCGGCATGATACTGGAAGGGGCAGTGATCACGGAAACCGTGTTTGCCTGGCCCGGTCTGGGCGAGCTGATGGTCAGCGCAGTGAGCAACCAGGATTACCCGCTTATTCAGGGATTGGTGCTGTTCTGCGTGCTCGTCTTTGTCTCCATCAACCTGCTCACCGATCTGACCTACCGCCTGCTGGACCCGCGCATCAGGCTCTGA
- a CDS encoding IS66 family transposase: MSPTETQDVTPSTCSCGCSSFKNLEPYYTHQHIELPEIVMSVIHFTLYKGECTGCGKTGKGYVPGEFQAGFGPRFTALVGEISGIDGNSRETVQTFCSSVLGVPVSLGAIQKIIDRASAAVKPHYETIRDVARSQDVNYLDETTWKKGGKLHWLWVMTNSTVAYFMIHRHRSREAFEQLIGIWEGILVSDGYRLYQSWVNGRQTCLAHLIRRAQGLSERDDPELAKCGKWAAAELRRLCKMAKDPPTQGEWSSFYARLCRLIALYRDCDSDAGKFVRHIENEMDSLFTFLFEEGVDPTNNFAERMIRFAVLWRKRSQGTKSDKGNRWVERILSLRQTCRLQGKSTFEVLTDAVRSYFRQQTPDLDWIRQAA, from the coding sequence ATGTCGCCCACGGAAACGCAGGATGTAACGCCCTCCACCTGTTCCTGTGGCTGCAGCAGCTTCAAAAATCTCGAACCATACTATACCCACCAGCACATTGAACTCCCCGAAATCGTGATGTCGGTCATTCATTTCACCCTGTATAAAGGGGAATGCACTGGCTGCGGAAAAACCGGTAAAGGATACGTTCCCGGAGAATTCCAGGCTGGCTTCGGTCCGAGATTCACAGCCCTGGTCGGCGAGATCAGCGGCATTGACGGCAATAGCCGCGAAACCGTTCAGACGTTCTGCTCTTCTGTCCTCGGTGTCCCCGTCAGCCTTGGAGCTATACAAAAAATTATTGATCGGGCCTCGGCAGCGGTCAAACCGCATTATGAAACCATACGGGACGTAGCCCGAAGCCAGGATGTCAATTATCTCGACGAAACCACCTGGAAAAAAGGCGGCAAACTCCACTGGCTGTGGGTTATGACCAATTCGACGGTCGCCTATTTCATGATTCATCGACACCGATCCAGGGAAGCCTTTGAACAGCTTATCGGTATCTGGGAAGGTATTCTGGTCAGTGACGGTTACAGGCTCTATCAAAGCTGGGTCAATGGCCGCCAAACCTGCCTTGCCCATCTGATACGCAGAGCACAAGGACTATCCGAGCGTGATGACCCGGAGCTTGCCAAATGCGGAAAATGGGCTGCCGCCGAACTGAGACGGTTGTGTAAGATGGCGAAGGATCCACCAACTCAGGGTGAATGGTCATCATTTTATGCCCGGCTTTGCCGACTTATTGCGCTGTATCGCGACTGCGACAGTGATGCGGGGAAGTTTGTCCGCCATATTGAGAATGAAATGGATTCACTTTTTACCTTCCTGTTTGAGGAGGGCGTGGACCCCACCAACAATTTTGCTGAACGAATGATTCGCTTCGCCGTGCTCTGGCGAAAACGCAGCCAGGGAACAAAGAGCGACAAAGGAAATCGATGGGTTGAGCGAATTCTCTCGCTGCGCCAGACATGCAGACTGCAAGGCAAATCCACGTTTGAGGTGCTCACCGATGCTGTGCGTTCTTATTTCAGGCAACAGACTCCTGACTTAGACTGGATCAGACAGGCCGCTTGA
- the nikC gene encoding nickel transporter permease: MKKYLKKATANPVLTAALLIVAVVLCITLFGTVLAPHDPLHTDMNLRLAPPSWTYPLGNDTLGRCLLSRILAGAHISVGLSLAVVAVSCLLGLSVGLSSGYSGGIADEGLMRLTDIFFSFPEVIAAMTVAGLMGPGTVNMILALSSVSWMRYARLVRGITLSVKERDYVAAARISGVSGIRIVLRHILPACLPSVIVLATIGLAKAILAVSALGFLGFGAQPPTPEWGTLLMEGKDFILSAPHLSLYPGIAIMLTALAFNLTGDGLRDRYQG, encoded by the coding sequence TTGAAGAAGTATCTCAAAAAAGCAACAGCCAATCCGGTTCTGACCGCAGCCCTGCTCATAGTGGCCGTAGTGCTCTGCATCACCCTGTTCGGGACTGTCCTGGCCCCGCATGATCCTCTGCACACTGATATGAACCTGCGGCTGGCTCCGCCTTCCTGGACCTACCCTTTGGGCAACGACACCCTGGGCCGCTGCCTCCTTTCCCGCATTCTGGCCGGGGCCCATATCTCAGTGGGACTCAGTCTTGCCGTGGTTGCGGTATCCTGTCTGCTGGGCCTGAGCGTGGGCCTGTCCTCCGGCTACAGCGGCGGCATTGCCGATGAAGGACTCATGCGCCTCACCGACATCTTTTTCTCCTTCCCCGAGGTGATTGCGGCCATGACCGTGGCCGGGTTGATGGGGCCAGGTACCGTCAACATGATCCTGGCCCTGTCCTCGGTGAGTTGGATGCGCTATGCCCGCCTTGTCCGGGGCATCACCCTGTCAGTGAAAGAACGGGATTACGTGGCAGCAGCCCGAATCTCCGGGGTCTCCGGCATCCGCATCGTGCTGCGCCATATCCTGCCCGCCTGCCTGCCCTCAGTCATAGTCTTGGCAACTATCGGCCTGGCCAAGGCCATTCTTGCGGTCTCCGCCCTGGGCTTCCTCGGCTTCGGAGCCCAGCCGCCCACCCCGGAATGGGGTACTCTGCTCATGGAGGGCAAAGACTTCATCCTCAGTGCCCCACACCTCTCCCTGTATCCCGGCATTGCCATTATGCTCACTGCCCTGGCCTTCAACCTGACCGGGGATGGGTTGAGGGATAGGTATCAGGGGTAG
- a CDS encoding type II toxin-antitoxin system RelE/ParE family toxin, producing MNTVVELPEFIRRAEKLLRNPERENLIRYLAANPEAGVLLQGTGGIRKLRWKREGTGKSGGVRVIYYFHSEQYPLFLLTLFGKSEKANISKAERNMLAKLTEELLATYGSKQRGGVR from the coding sequence ATGAACACAGTAGTCGAACTCCCGGAATTTATCCGACGTGCGGAAAAATTGCTGCGTAACCCGGAGCGGGAAAATTTGATCCGATATCTTGCAGCTAATCCGGAGGCGGGTGTACTCCTGCAGGGTACTGGCGGCATTCGGAAACTGCGCTGGAAACGGGAAGGTACGGGAAAAAGCGGCGGTGTCCGGGTTATCTACTATTTTCACAGTGAGCAATACCCGTTGTTTCTGCTGACCTTGTTCGGAAAATCGGAAAAGGCGAACATCAGCAAAGCGGAGCGGAATATGCTGGCCAAATTAACCGAAGAATTGCTGGCGACATATGGAAGTAAACAAAGAGGAGGTGTGAGATGA
- a CDS encoding helix-turn-helix domain-containing protein: MSSAFESIQQGLRESIDFAKGKPIKAVVHEVAQPDVKAVRQHIGMTQAEFASAFGISLGTLRHWERGDRTPRGPARVLLNVVAKEPKAVLRALSGRRN, translated from the coding sequence ATGAGTAGCGCATTTGAGAGTATTCAGCAGGGACTACGTGAATCTATTGATTTCGCGAAAGGAAAACCGATAAAGGCTGTTGTGCATGAGGTTGCACAGCCGGATGTGAAGGCGGTTCGTCAGCATATAGGAATGACCCAGGCGGAATTCGCTTCCGCCTTTGGTATCAGCTTGGGGACACTTCGCCACTGGGAACGGGGTGACCGCACTCCGCGAGGTCCGGCGCGTGTACTGCTGAATGTTGTGGCAAAGGAACCGAAAGCTGTGTTGCGGGCGTTGTCAGGTCGCAGAAATTAG
- a CDS encoding Fic family protein, with product MKKYIWQHPDWPDMHWDEQALTALITRCRLKQHFLLGAVSVLGFDLRLQAQGIVLEKEVLETSAIEGELLDPEGVRSSVAHRLGLAGVGLRPSDRKTDGAVDVLLDAARHFNTPLSEERLKGWHAALFPDGYSGFHRIITGDWRQQEMEIVSGPEGRQQVHYKAPLPDAVPEEIRLFLCWLNGPAHTDGLIRAALAHYRFVVIHPFDDGNGRIARALTDMALAQDEGSAVRFYSLSNQIMQNRDAYYAVLGRCSNGAGDVTPWLEWFLRSFEQAVVNSQELINSVVVKAGFWQEFAGTELNPRQKKVVNALLDAGKGNFEGYLAARKYRSLAKTSKATASRDLEDLVGKGVLRRLDGGGRSTKYDLCWERFESVGLSVPG from the coding sequence GCACTGGGATGAGCAGGCACTCACGGCTCTTATCACCCGGTGTAGACTGAAACAGCATTTCCTGCTCGGAGCTGTCAGTGTCCTGGGGTTTGACCTGCGGCTACAGGCTCAAGGGATCGTCCTTGAAAAAGAGGTACTCGAAACATCCGCTATTGAAGGAGAGCTGCTTGACCCGGAAGGTGTCCGCTCCTCGGTAGCCCACAGGCTCGGTTTAGCAGGAGTCGGCTTACGTCCCTCGGATCGAAAAACTGACGGAGCCGTAGATGTTCTGCTGGATGCAGCCAGGCACTTCAACACTCCCCTTTCCGAAGAACGGCTCAAGGGCTGGCACGCAGCTCTGTTTCCTGACGGATATTCCGGTTTTCACCGCATAATCACCGGCGACTGGCGACAGCAGGAGATGGAGATCGTTTCCGGGCCGGAAGGGCGACAACAGGTGCATTACAAGGCACCTCTGCCGGATGCTGTCCCGGAGGAGATCAGGCTTTTTCTCTGTTGGCTGAACGGACCTGCGCATACGGACGGACTCATCAGAGCAGCACTTGCTCATTACCGCTTTGTCGTTATTCATCCTTTTGATGACGGCAACGGCAGGATCGCCCGTGCTTTGACCGACATGGCCCTGGCGCAGGATGAAGGTTCTGCGGTCAGATTCTACAGCCTTTCCAATCAGATCATGCAGAACCGGGATGCGTATTATGCCGTTCTGGGGCGTTGTTCAAACGGAGCAGGGGATGTTACCCCCTGGCTGGAGTGGTTTTTACGGAGTTTTGAGCAGGCTGTCGTCAATTCGCAGGAACTCATTAACTCTGTTGTAGTCAAAGCCGGTTTCTGGCAGGAATTTGCCGGGACAGAACTGAATCCGCGACAAAAAAAAGTAGTCAACGCCCTGCTTGATGCGGGGAAAGGAAATTTTGAAGGGTATCTGGCTGCAAGAAAATATAGATCTCTGGCAAAGACGAGCAAGGCAACGGCTTCCCGTGACTTGGAGGATCTTGTCGGAAAGGGTGTACTGCGGCGGTTGGACGGCGGCGGGAGGAGTACAAAATACGATCTCTGCTGGGAGAGATTCGAGTCAGTAGGGTTATCCGTCCCTGGATAA
- a CDS encoding DUF6444 domain-containing protein, whose product MSADNPLPDDLKITEVDLAATPPAVLDLVRILAAENAALRKRVEELEAKLGENSSNSNKPPSSDSPYDEKGKLRTRKRRGKDRRNHPKSAKDHGRNSCRPRKRRM is encoded by the coding sequence ATGTCCGCTGATAATCCTCTACCCGACGATCTCAAAATAACCGAAGTCGATCTTGCCGCCACTCCTCCGGCAGTATTGGATCTGGTGCGGATTCTTGCTGCCGAGAATGCTGCATTGCGCAAGCGGGTAGAAGAGCTGGAAGCCAAGCTCGGAGAGAATTCATCAAATTCCAATAAGCCACCGTCTTCCGATTCTCCCTACGATGAAAAAGGGAAACTGAGGACAAGAAAAAGAAGGGGCAAGGATCGCAGAAACCACCCAAAAAGCGCAAAGGATCACGGCAGAAATTCATGTCGCCCACGGAAACGCAGGATGTAA